In Capsicum annuum cultivar UCD-10X-F1 chromosome 8, UCD10Xv1.1, whole genome shotgun sequence, the genomic window tcacattccctaaccttatgttggtgataaccggatctgaggtttatcttcgaaaagtagctcacaccttgcaattgatcaaataaatcatcaatccgaggaagcggatatttattcttgatagtaaccctattaagctgctGGTAATCAATAAAcatccgcaaagaaccatctGTCTTACGCCaaacaggacaggtgcaccccacggggatacactaggtctgataaagcttttgtataaaagatctttcaattgctccttcaactctttaagttttaTGGGAGCCATATGATacagaggaatggaaataggctgagtatcgagaaaaaggtcaatcccaaactctatctctctatcaagaggtactctagGGAGATCTTCcggaaagatatcaagaaactcattaacaacattaattgactgaatggttggggtttcagacttagtgtctttaaccaaaaccaaatggtggatgcaacccttgaaAATCAACTTCCTaactttgagataggatatgaaacgaccTTTAGGAATCGCAGAACTCCCgaaccattcgaggataggttcatcaggaaactgaaacttgaccacacgagCACAACAATCAATAGACttatagcatgagtgaagccaatccatacccagaatgatatcaaagtcaaccatatctagctcaattaaatcagcatacataacccgatgaaaGACAATAATAGGATATTTCTTAGACACCcacttagcaatgacagactctcctactGGAGtcgaaaccaaaataggctcagaaattagttcatgATCAATTTCAAAAATTACAGCAACCgaaggtgtcacataagaaaaactcaaaccggggtccatcaatatatagacatcaaaatagacagaatagagcataccagtgacaacatcgggagagtcctcctgcacCTGAAGAGGTGGTATAGTATAAAAATAATTCTGGCATTAaacgccagcagtactagatgaagcacccttaGGAGGGACTGGAAGAGCTGCAGGAGGGGgcgcactggtagcctgacttgGGGGACGGGCATCACGACTCTGCTGTCTGGTATACGGGCAGTCtttaagtatgtggcccaactttccacaactAAAACAGCCCCactgccccatataacactccccaaaatggtctttaccacacttagcgcATGAAGGAGGATGAGGCCGGTTGtttacactgtcctgagacctggaaggtaccgacctattctcGAGCTCCTGCCTGCCCCGATAtacaggagcactagctgagaaaGGTACAGGTATAAATGGATggctctaaaactgagggcgactccctccgaAGAATCTAGTTTGACCAGACCCTTGTTGCTTCAATCTGACCTGTTACTCTGATCTgatctcttaatccctcttactctttctctttcctttattttgtCTGACTTAATTTGTTGggcatgaatcattaacctaggaagatcaatatccctattgatcatagcagatctacattctttcaccacataactcgacaccccagttagaaacttactcatactagtccttgagtcagccatcatattggaagcgtacttcgatagctgattaaacttaagacaattcTTCTTAACCGATATgaagccttgtctcaaattcataaactcctctatcttagcttcccataactcaagaggaaagaatctatccaagaaagtatcttggaataattgccaagtcgaTGGAGCagtatcttcctctctacccttattccatatCTGCATCCAGTCATAGAaaacatccttcaaccgataagaatCCAGCTCCACATATTCTTCTTTGGTCACATacataatctgtgtaattttcttcatttcatcaataTACATCTGTGGGTTTtcacctgctctcgacccatAAAACTTTGGCGGATTCTTctgcataaagtcatgaattagTGCTGCTGCTGAATTATTTTCCTGCAGAGGTGAAGCATTGGTGTGAGTATTggtggtaactgcctgggctagcatctgaaaagctgcccaaaattcagtatGGGATACCTTCTTATGTaacggatcaacgggttgaggttggttgttgtttccgtGAGCTCGAGgtggaggcattttttgtcataagaacGCACGAATTAACAGAACAAGGAAACAGTTTTAAGcgtgatagactcttgtagaaagaaagaaacaacttttcctagaacgccccgcagcctcttgatcataggtgtggcgcgctacacaccgatgctcaagactctatgtaacgtagcttgtcagactccctaggacttcacaaccttaggctctgataccaagtttgtaatgccctaaaatatcatcctgagatgccacacggtgcccaaggctacacgtagcctcaagcaaACCCTTTATG contains:
- the LOC107879059 gene encoding uncharacterized protein LOC107879059, with amino-acid sequence MPPPRAHGNNNQPQPVDPLHKKVSHTEFWAAFQMLAQAVTTNTHTNASPLQENNSAAALIHDFMQKNPPKFYGSRAGENPQMYIDEMKKITQIMYVTKEEYVELDSYRLKDVFYDWMQIWNKGREEDTAPSTWQELENRSVPSRSQDSVNNRPHPPSCAKCGKDHFGECYMGQWGCFSCGKLGHILKDCPYTRQQSRDARPPSQATSAPPPAALPVPPKGASSSTAGV